The following are encoded in a window of Manihot esculenta cultivar AM560-2 chromosome 8, M.esculenta_v8, whole genome shotgun sequence genomic DNA:
- the LOC110620942 gene encoding CBS domain-containing protein CBSX6: protein MASVFLYHVVGDLTVGKPEMVEFCETETVESAIRSIGESTECGIPVWKRRSHLGMIESNEMRQQRFVGILNSLDIVAFLSRAVSLEDQDKAMKTPVSEVVVRDNSVLKQVDPATRLIDALEMMKQGVKRLLVTKGIAWKGMSKRFSILYNGKWLKNADSGSSSSNNLTVNPGRPSSSSTSSCRDKFCCLSREDVIRFLIGCLGALAPIPLSSISSLGAINLNYYSVEASLPAIEATQKRPKDPAAIAVVEHMPDGHCKIIGEISASRLWKCDYLAAAWALANLSAGQFVMGVEDNLTARSFPEFTVNSAAGENNIGNDGGGSARARKFSSRSIGFNPGSSSFGTGRSMYRGRSAPLTCKSTSSLAAVMAQMLSHRATHVWVTEDNDDDDVLVGVVGYADILFAVTKPPSSFIPSNQSSECFATENQN from the exons ATGGCGTCAGTGTTTCTATACCATGTAGTGGGGGATCTGACGGTGGGAAAGCCGGAAATGGTGGAATTCTGCGAGACTGAGACGGTGGAATCGGCTATTCGGTCAATCGGAGAGTCAACGGAGTGTGGAATTCCGGTGTGGAAGAGGAGATCGCACTTGGGTATGATTGAGAGTAACGAAATGAGGCAACAGAGATTTGTGGGTATCCTTAATTCTCTCGATATAGTGGCGTTTTTGTCTAGAGCTGTGAGCTTGGAGGATCAGGACAAAGCCATGAAGACCCCGGTTTCTGAGGTAGTTGTTCGTGATAACTCCGTATTGAAACAGGTTGATCCTGCAACAAG GTTAATAGATGCACTGGAGATGATGAAGCAAGGTGTAAAGCGCCTTCTAGTCACCAAGGGCATAGCATGGAAAGGCATGAGCAAAAGATTCTCAATCCTTTACAATGGTAAGTGGCTCAAGAATGCTGACTctggcagcagcagcagcaacaacCTCACCGTCAACCCTGGTCGCCCTTCCTCATCTTCCACCAGTTCTTGCCGTGACAAGTTCTGTTGTCTCTCTAGAGAAGATGTTATCCGTTTTCTGATTGGTTGCCTTGGCGCTCTAGCTCCAATTCCTCTTTCCTCCATCTCTTCTCTTGGAGCCATTAACTTGAACTACTATTCAGTTGAGGCCTCTCTTCCAGCCATTGAAGCTACACAAAAGCGGCCCAAAGACCCTGCTGCCATTGCCGTGGTGGAGCACATGCCAGATGGGCACTGTAAGATTATAGGAGAAATATCAGCCTCCAGGTTATGGAAATGCGATTATTTGGCTGCAGCATGGGCTTTAGCCAATCTTTCAGCAGGCCAGTTTGTTATGGGGGTTGaggacaatttgactgcaagaTCATTTCCTGAGTTTACAGTTAACTCAGCAGCTGGGGAGAATAATATAGGTAATGATGGTGGTGGATCAGCGAGAGCAAGGAAATTCAGCAGCAGGAGCATTGGGTTCAATCCAGGAAGCTCGAGTTTTGGAACTGGCAGGAGCATGTATAGGGGAAGAAGTGCACCCCTAACATGTAAAAGTACGAGTTCATTGGCTGCAGTTATGGCTCAGATGCTGTCTCACAGGGCAACCCATGTATGGGTGACTGaagataatgatgatgatgatgttttAGTTGGTGTGGTTGGTTATGCAGATATTCTATTTGCTGTAACCAAACCACCTTCATCCTTTATTCCTAGTAATCAATCTTCTGAATGTTttgcaactgaaaatcaaaattga
- the LOC110620238 gene encoding receptor-like protein CLAVATA2 — translation MELKWVPAVEHCKALKLYQLPLLILVLLCSYQSHSVVLNPKDKASLVLFGSWVQDPNHYLATWIGSNCTKWTGIGCQNQTGRVISLNLTNMNLSGHIHPNLCKIASLESLVLSENSFTGQIPMCLGWLHNLRSLDLSHNKFVGLVPNTFMRLGQLRELVLNSNHDLGGILPGWVGNFSLNLEKLDMSFNSFQGEIPESLFYLSSLKYLDLGNNNLSGDLHDFYQPLVFLNLGSNLFSGTLPCFSASAEYLSFLNLSNNSIVGGIPTCISSLKKLTHLNLSFNHIDYALSPRLVFSEELLVLDLSFNDLSGPLPAKIAETTDKSGLVLLDLSHNHFSGGIPLKITELKSLQALFLSHNFLSGEIPARIGNLTYLQVIDLSHNYLSGSIPLNIVGCFQLLALVLNNNNLSGEIQPELDALDSLKILDISNNKISGEIPLTLAGCKSLEIVDFSSNDLSGNLNDAITKWSNLRYLSLARNKFSGSLPSWLFTFEAIQMMNFSGNKFSGFIPDGNFNISSNFNNGNIVQRLAMEPFDVMRNVEIKISVLVIGSNELSFSYHLSSVVGIDLSDNLLHGEIPDGLFGLQGLEYLNLSYNFLDGEVPGLEKMLSLRALDLSHNSLSGQVPGNISILKGLTLLNLSYNSFSGIVPKKEGYRRFPGAFAGNPGLCLESSGGACSTASLPAVPGKSSEEMEGPISVWVFCLSAFVSFYLGVMVLFCSTRARTYILHSKD, via the coding sequence ATGGAGCTGAAATGGGTTCCAGCTGTAGAACACTGTAAGGCTCTTAAATTATATCAACTGCCGCTATTGATTTTGGTACTTTTATGTTCATACCAATCTCATTCCGTTGTTCTTAATCCTAAAGACAAGGCTTCACTTGTACTATTCGGGTCATGGGTTCAAGACCCAAACCATTACTTGGCCACCTGGATTGGGTCTAACTGCACAAAATGGACTGGAATTGGCTGCCAGAATCAGACAGGCAGGGTCATTTCCTTAAACCTGACCAACATGAATTTGTCAGGTCATATCCATCCTAATTTGTGCAAAATTGCGTCTCTTGAGTCCTTGGTTTTGTCTGAGAACAGCTTCACTGGTCAAATCCCAATGTGCTTAGGTTGGTTGCACAATCTCAGAAGCCTTGATCTTAGTCACAATAAGTTTGTTGGTCTTGTTCCAAACACCTTCATGAGGCTTGGGCAGCTGAGAGAGCTTGTTTTGAATAGCAACCATGATTTGGGAGGTATCCTTCCGGGTTGGGTTGGAAATTTTTcgttaaatttagaaaaacttGACATGAGCTTCAATTCGTTTCAAGGGGAAATACCTGAAAGCTTGTTTTATTTGAGTTCTTTGAAGTATTTGGATCTTGGAAACAATAATTTATCAGGTGATCTTCATGACTTCTATCAGCCATTAGTTTTTCTCAATCTTGGGTCTAATTTGTTTTCGGGTACTCTGCCTTGTTTTTCTGCTTCTGCAGAGTATCTCAGTTTTTTGAATTTATCTAATAATTCTATTGTGGGGGGTATTCCTACATGCATTTCTTCTCTAAAAAAATTGACACATTTAAATCTGTCATTTAATCACATTGATTATGCACTATCTCCAAGACTAGTTTTTTCAGAGGAGCTTCTTGTGTTGGACTTGAGTTTCAATGACTTATCTGGTCCACTTCCAGCCAAGATTGCTGAGACTACAGATAAGTCAGGGCTGGTTCTCCTTGACCTATCTCACAATCACTTCTCAGGTGGTATCCCATTGAAGATCACAGAGCTGAAAAGTTTGCAAGCATTGTTTCTTTCTCACAATTTTCTTAGTGGGGAAATTCCAGCAAGGATTGGAAATTTGACTTACCTTCAAGTGATAGATCTTTCTCATAACTATTTGTCGGGATCAATTCCTTTAAATATTGTTGGGTGCTTTCAGCTACTTGCATTGGTactcaataataataatctttCTGGTGAAATTCAACCAGAACTTGATGCTCTGGATAGCTTGAAGATATTGGACATAAGTAACAACAAGATTTCTGGGGAGATCCCACTGACTTTGGCAGGCTGTAAATCACTTGAGATAGTAGATTTCAGCTCCAATGATCTCTCTGGGAATTTGAATGATGCAATAACTAAATGGTCAAACCTCAGGTATCTCTCCTTGGCTCGGAACAAATTCAGTGGAAGCCTACCGAGTTGGTTGTTCACATTTGAAGCAATCCAAATGATGAATTTCTCTGGCAACAAATTCTCTGGCTTCATCCCAGATGGTAACTTCAACATTAGCTCAAATTTCAACAATGGAAACATTGTTCAAAGATTGGCCATGGAGCCTTTTGATGTGATGCGAAACGTGGAGATAAAAATATCAGTGTTGGTCATTGGTAGTAATGAATTAAGCTTCAGCTACCATCTatcttcagttgttgggattgatttgTCTGATAATTTATTACATGGGGAGATTCCAGATGGACTATTTGGACTGCAAGGTTTAGAGTACCTGAATTTATCATACAATTTTCTTGATGGTGAGGTTCCAGGTTTGGAGAAGATGTTGAGTTTGAGGGCATTGGATTTGTCACATAATTCTTTGTCAGGTCAAGTCCCAGGGAACATCTCTATCCTTAAAGGTCTTACACTCCTGAACTTATCATACAACAGCTTCTCAGGAATTGTTCCCAAGAAGGAAGGCTATCGCAGGTTTCCAGGAGCATTTGCTGGGAATCCAGGTTTGTGTTTGGAGTCCTCGGGTGGAGCGTGCAGCACGGCTAGTCTTCCAGCTGTTCCTGGGAAGTCATCAGAAGAAATGGAAGGTCCGATTTCTGTTTGGGTATTCTGTTTAAGTGCTTTTGTTAGTTTCTATTTGGGTGTTATGGTTCTATTTTGTTCCACTCGAGCGAGAACTTATATTCTCCATTCAAAAGACTAA
- the LOC110620239 gene encoding protein TRIGALACTOSYLDIACYLGLYCEROL 3, chloroplastic isoform X3, with protein sequence MVSLTGSMLFPAAVQHGSTGSARFSIWGTDTTSSFCYNQRKVLCACMAPPRNIGSDEYGATKFNDSYNSKQLGTVLEPEDDSDVLIECKNVYKSFGDKDILRGVSFKIRHGEAVGIIGPSGTGKSTILKIIAGLLAPDKGEVYIRGRKRDGLISDQDISGVRIGLVFQSAALFDSLTVRENVGFLLYENSTMGEHQISELVKETLAAVGLKGVEDRLPSELSGGMKKRVALARSIIFDITKESIEPEVLLYDEPTAGLDPIASTVVEDLIRSVHMVGDDAIRKPGKIASYVVVTHQHSTIRRAVDRLLFLYKGKVVWQGMTHEFTTSSNPIVQQFASGSLDGPIKY encoded by the exons ATGGTTTCTTTGACTGGTTCAATGTTATTTCCTGCTGCTGTACAGCATGGCTCTACTGGGTCTGCTAGATTCTCTATTTGGGGTACGGACACAACCTCTTCGTTCTgctataatcagagaaaggttCTCTGCGCTTGTATGGCACCTCCGCGAAACATAGGCAGCGATGAATATGGAGCAACCAAATTCAAT GACTCTTATAATTCAAAGCAATTAGGGACGGTATTGGAACCAGAGGATgattctgatgttctaattgaATGTAAAAATGTCTACAAGTCATTTGGGGATAAGGATATACTGAGAGGTGTCAGCTTCAAG ATTAGACATGGTGAAGCTGTTGGTATAATTGGACCTTCAGGAACTGGGAAATCTACAATATTGAAGATTATTGCAGGACTTCTTGCTCCAGACAAG GGTGAGGTTTATATTCGAGGTAGAAAGAGAGATGGTTTAATAAGTGATCAGGACATATCAGGGGTTCGAATTGGATtg GTGTTCCAAAGCGCAGCACTTTTTGATTCTTTGACTGTACGTGAAAATGTTGGTTTCCTTTT GTATGAAAactcaaccatgggagagcatcaAATCTCAGAGCTTGTGAAGGAAACGTTGGCTGCTGTAGGTTTGAAG GGGGTTGAGGATCGATTACCTTCAGAGCTATCTGgtggaatgaagaaaagagtCGCCTTAGCTCGATCTATAATTTTTGATATCACAAAAGAATCAATAGAGCCAGAG GTGCTTTTGTATGATGAGCCAACTGCTGGACTTGATCCAATTGCATCTACTGTAGTTGAAGATCTTATCCGTTCTGTCCATATGGTAGGAGATGATGCAATAAGGAAACCAGGAAAAATTGCGTCTTACGTGGTTGTTACGCATCAGCATAGTACCATTAGGAGGGCTGTTGACAG GTTGTTGTTCCTTTATAAAGGGAAGGTTGTTTGGCAAGGAATGACTCATGAATTCACAACCTCCAGCAACCCAATTGTTCAACAG TTTGCATCAGGGAGCCTGGACGGGCCAATCAAATATTAG
- the LOC110620239 gene encoding protein TRIGALACTOSYLDIACYLGLYCEROL 3, chloroplastic isoform X2: MVSLTGSMLFPAAVQHGSTGSARFSIWGTDTTSSFCYNQRKVLCACMAPPRNIGSDEYGATKFNIRHGEAVGIIGPSGTGKSTILKIIAGLLAPDKGEVYIRGRKRDGLISDQDISGVRIGLVFQSAALFDSLTVRENVGFLLYENSTMGEHQISELVKETLAAVGLKGVEDRLPSELSGGMKKRVALARSIIFDITKESIEPEVLLYDEPTAGLDPIASTVVEDLIRSVHMVGDDAIRKPGKIASYVVVTHQHSTIRRAVDRLLFLYKGKVVWQGMTHEFTTSSNPIVQQFASGSLDGPIKY; this comes from the exons ATGGTTTCTTTGACTGGTTCAATGTTATTTCCTGCTGCTGTACAGCATGGCTCTACTGGGTCTGCTAGATTCTCTATTTGGGGTACGGACACAACCTCTTCGTTCTgctataatcagagaaaggttCTCTGCGCTTGTATGGCACCTCCGCGAAACATAGGCAGCGATGAATATGGAGCAACCAAATTCAAT ATTAGACATGGTGAAGCTGTTGGTATAATTGGACCTTCAGGAACTGGGAAATCTACAATATTGAAGATTATTGCAGGACTTCTTGCTCCAGACAAG GGTGAGGTTTATATTCGAGGTAGAAAGAGAGATGGTTTAATAAGTGATCAGGACATATCAGGGGTTCGAATTGGATtg GTGTTCCAAAGCGCAGCACTTTTTGATTCTTTGACTGTACGTGAAAATGTTGGTTTCCTTTT GTATGAAAactcaaccatgggagagcatcaAATCTCAGAGCTTGTGAAGGAAACGTTGGCTGCTGTAGGTTTGAAG GGGGTTGAGGATCGATTACCTTCAGAGCTATCTGgtggaatgaagaaaagagtCGCCTTAGCTCGATCTATAATTTTTGATATCACAAAAGAATCAATAGAGCCAGAG GTGCTTTTGTATGATGAGCCAACTGCTGGACTTGATCCAATTGCATCTACTGTAGTTGAAGATCTTATCCGTTCTGTCCATATGGTAGGAGATGATGCAATAAGGAAACCAGGAAAAATTGCGTCTTACGTGGTTGTTACGCATCAGCATAGTACCATTAGGAGGGCTGTTGACAG GTTGTTGTTCCTTTATAAAGGGAAGGTTGTTTGGCAAGGAATGACTCATGAATTCACAACCTCCAGCAACCCAATTGTTCAACAG TTTGCATCAGGGAGCCTGGACGGGCCAATCAAATATTAG
- the LOC110620239 gene encoding protein TRIGALACTOSYLDIACYLGLYCEROL 3, chloroplastic isoform X1, translating into MVSLTGSMLFPAAVQHGSTGSARFSIWGTDTTSSFCYNQRKVLCACMAPPRNIGSDEYGATKFNQLGTVLEPEDDSDVLIECKNVYKSFGDKDILRGVSFKIRHGEAVGIIGPSGTGKSTILKIIAGLLAPDKGEVYIRGRKRDGLISDQDISGVRIGLVFQSAALFDSLTVRENVGFLLYENSTMGEHQISELVKETLAAVGLKGVEDRLPSELSGGMKKRVALARSIIFDITKESIEPEVLLYDEPTAGLDPIASTVVEDLIRSVHMVGDDAIRKPGKIASYVVVTHQHSTIRRAVDRLLFLYKGKVVWQGMTHEFTTSSNPIVQQFASGSLDGPIKY; encoded by the exons ATGGTTTCTTTGACTGGTTCAATGTTATTTCCTGCTGCTGTACAGCATGGCTCTACTGGGTCTGCTAGATTCTCTATTTGGGGTACGGACACAACCTCTTCGTTCTgctataatcagagaaaggttCTCTGCGCTTGTATGGCACCTCCGCGAAACATAGGCAGCGATGAATATGGAGCAACCAAATTCAAT CAATTAGGGACGGTATTGGAACCAGAGGATgattctgatgttctaattgaATGTAAAAATGTCTACAAGTCATTTGGGGATAAGGATATACTGAGAGGTGTCAGCTTCAAG ATTAGACATGGTGAAGCTGTTGGTATAATTGGACCTTCAGGAACTGGGAAATCTACAATATTGAAGATTATTGCAGGACTTCTTGCTCCAGACAAG GGTGAGGTTTATATTCGAGGTAGAAAGAGAGATGGTTTAATAAGTGATCAGGACATATCAGGGGTTCGAATTGGATtg GTGTTCCAAAGCGCAGCACTTTTTGATTCTTTGACTGTACGTGAAAATGTTGGTTTCCTTTT GTATGAAAactcaaccatgggagagcatcaAATCTCAGAGCTTGTGAAGGAAACGTTGGCTGCTGTAGGTTTGAAG GGGGTTGAGGATCGATTACCTTCAGAGCTATCTGgtggaatgaagaaaagagtCGCCTTAGCTCGATCTATAATTTTTGATATCACAAAAGAATCAATAGAGCCAGAG GTGCTTTTGTATGATGAGCCAACTGCTGGACTTGATCCAATTGCATCTACTGTAGTTGAAGATCTTATCCGTTCTGTCCATATGGTAGGAGATGATGCAATAAGGAAACCAGGAAAAATTGCGTCTTACGTGGTTGTTACGCATCAGCATAGTACCATTAGGAGGGCTGTTGACAG GTTGTTGTTCCTTTATAAAGGGAAGGTTGTTTGGCAAGGAATGACTCATGAATTCACAACCTCCAGCAACCCAATTGTTCAACAG TTTGCATCAGGGAGCCTGGACGGGCCAATCAAATATTAG
- the LOC110621351 gene encoding protein PELOTA 1 translates to MKITRRNLVPDGPGSVKMTPVDSDDLWFVYNLISPGDSVMADTVRKVLREAASGGRDAERVRLKLEIKVETVDYDKVGAALRIRGKNILENEYVKIGAFHTLELELQRPFVLRKEVWDSMALDVLNQASDPGASADLAVVLMQEGLAHILLVGKSVTTTRSRIETSIPRKHGPAIAGYESALNKFFEHVLQAFLKHIDFSVIRCAVIASPGFTKDQFHRHLLLEAERRQLRPIIENKSRIVLVHTSSGYKHSLREVLDAPNVMNMIKDTKAAQEVRALEDFFNMLSNDPARACYGPKHVEVAHERMAVQTLLITDDLFRNADIPTRQKYINLVNSVKGSGGTAHIFSSMHVSGEQLAQLTGIAAILRFPLPDLEDIEM, encoded by the exons ATGAAGATCACACGAAGAAACCTCGTGCCGGACGGCCCCGGTAGTGTCAAG ATGACGCCAGTCGATTCAGATGATCTTTGGTTCGTTTATAATTTGATATCTCCGGGTGATTCGGTTATGGCGGATactgtcag GAAAGTTTTGAGAGAGGCGGCGTCCGGTGGGAGAGATGCTGAAAGAGTGAGGCTGAAGTTGGAAATAAAAGTTGAG ACTGTAGATTATGATAAAGTTGGGGCTGCCTTGCGAATTCGCGGAAAGAATATTTTGGAGAATGAATATGTAAAG ATTGGAGCATTTCACACTTTAGAGTTAGAGCTGCAACGCCCTTTTGTTTTGAGAAAG GAAGTTTGGGACTCAATGGCATTAGATGTACTCAATCAAGCCTCTG ATCCCGGTGCAAGTGCTGATCTTGCTGTGGTTTTAATGCAAGAAGGACTTGCACACATCTTACTTGTCGGTAAAAG CGTGACAACTACTCGATCAAGGATAGAGACTTCAATTCCTCGAAAGCATGGCCCTGCCATTGCTGGTTATGAATCG GCATTGAATAAGTTCTTTGAGCATGTTTTACAG GCTTTCCTAAAGCATATTGATTTCAGTGTCATTCGGTGTGCGGTGATTGCAAGCCCTGGTTTCACTAAG GATCAGTTTCATCGTCACTTATTGTTGGAGGCAGAGAGGAGACAGCTGAGACCCATTATTGAGAACAAGTCACGCATAGTGCTCGTGCATACAAGCTCAGGATATAA GCATAGCTTGAGGGAGGTTCTTGATGCCCCAAATGTTATGAACATGATTAAAGACACTAAGGCAGCACAAGAG GTTCGAGCACTCGAGGATTTCTTTAACATGCTTTCAAAT GATCCAGCTCGTGCATGCTATGGACCAAAGCATGTAGAGGTTGCCCATGAACGCATGGCTGTCCAAACTCTTCTCATCACAGATGATCTTTTCAG AAATGCCGATATACCAACGAGGCAGAAGTACATCAATCTAGTCAACTCAGTGAAGGGTTCAGGGGGCACTGCTCATATATTTTCATCAATGCATGTCTCAGGGGAGC AATTGGCGCAATTGACCGGCATTGCTGCCATACTTCGATTTCCGCTGCCAGACCTGGAAGACATTGAGATGTAA